The following coding sequences are from one Gossypium hirsutum isolate 1008001.06 chromosome A12, Gossypium_hirsutum_v2.1, whole genome shotgun sequence window:
- the LOC107939091 gene encoding uncharacterized protein, translated as MECFKKSTLIEEHGQTVGPQNSSDSTLNSNKRQKLSSTPDSGKNPGSIIQPRLSSQSHKDPEKLPSKEQPCSTSGNTDKACKESEEQPYSTFDIKCPELTFKPRKEKACSSSRTLETLAYNAKVPTPSNLCTTCPPKLALQFKNLVEDWVMPTLQSELTSSGDDDWLFQKKQNLNIKVKTHKDGNLNSNQMSSATWPRACFLPEADIYALAFTVPF; from the exons ATGGAATGTTTTAAGAAGAGTACGCTTATTGAAGAACATGGTCAGACGGTTGGACCACAGAACTCATCCGATAGCACCCTTAACAGCAATAAAAGACAGAAGCTGAGCTCGACTCCCGACAGTGGGAAAAATCCTGGAAGCATTATCCAGCCCCGATTGTCTTCCCAAAGTCATAAAGATCCTGAAAAACTACCCAGCAAAGAACAGCCTTGCTCTACCTCAGGAAACACTGATAAGGCCT GCAAAGAATCGGAAGAACAACCTTATTCAACTTTTGATATTAAATGCCCGGAGCTAACTTTCAAGCCCCGCAAAGAAAAAGCTTGCTCCTCTTCTCGCACATTAGAAACTCTTGCTTATAATGCCAAGGTGCCAACGCCGTCAAACTTGTGTACCACTTGCCCTCCGAAATTAGCTTTACAATTCAAAAACCTTGTAGAGGATTGGGTTATGCCTACACTGCAAAGCGAGTTAACCAGTTCTGGTGATGATGACTGGCTGTTTCAGAAGAAGCAAAACCTCAACATTAAGGTTAAAACCCACAAAGATGGAAATCTTAACTCGAACCAAATGAGCTCGGCAACTTGGCCACGTGCTTGCTTCTTGCCCGAGGCTGATATATATGCATTAGCATTCACGGTACCGTTCTGA